In one window of Scylla paramamosain isolate STU-SP2022 chromosome 38, ASM3559412v1, whole genome shotgun sequence DNA:
- the LOC135091890 gene encoding troponin C, isotype gamma-like translates to MDSLEAEQIEALRKAFDSFDTDKKGAITTETVGTILRMMGVKISEKNLQEVIAETDVDGSGELEFEEFVELAAKFLIEEDEEALKEELREAFRIYDKGGDGYITTETLREILRELDNRLTEEDLDGIIEEVDEDGSGTLDFDEFMEMMSG, encoded by the exons CTCTGCGTAAGGCCTTTGACTCCTTCGACACGGACAAGAAGGGCGCCATCACCACGGAGACAGTGGGAACCATCCTGAGAATGATGGGGGTCAAGATCTCAGAGAAGAACCTACAGGAAGTTATCGCAGAGACGGATGTAGATG gcTCCGGGGAGTTGGAGTTTGAGGAGTTCGTGGAGTTGGCAGCCAAATTCCTTatagaagaggacgaggaggcgctgaaggaggagCTGCGTGAGGCCTTTCGCATCTACGACAAGGGAG GCGACGGCTACATCACCACGGAAACGCTGAGAGAGATATTGCGGGAGTTAGACAACAGGCTGACAGAGGAGGACTTGGATGGCATCatagaggaggtggacgaggacgGCTCCGGCACGCTGGACtttgacg AGTTCATGGAGATGATGTCTGGTTAA
- the LOC135091883 gene encoding pre-mRNA-splicing factor ATP-dependent RNA helicase PRP16-like, with translation MSDILEGSTGGAGGLVVRKTRDDDATFKRPAPPRGSLLGLDKLAALRKKMREDKGDTLTSSKRKHTSSSSSSDSDDENGAGQKIKGKEREYRSRYDETPTYTGGVDRAARDRIVEKQRRQRERGVAAYSKDKKEDGRSGGRRHRDRDRDRDRGMGGDRRDRDRERDRNKDRDRDRDRGSERSHHRRDYSERSVRRDESERSSYDWSERSIRTPRFSDAPETPRIPGVKDTPSHSPWDEEDNTPYKVSSWDLPTPSGSQRRHKDNDWSLRVVPQRTPLPTPSYKDNVWMEGHKGAANFEDEEERARWEEEERRLDRQWYALDQGYDDTNNPFADVSAEYERKKTEKVEKSKRKMSAKQRQVHKDNELWETNRMLTSGVVQKVDYDDDFEEEFTNRVHILVHNIVPPFLDGRIVFTKQPEPVVPVRDSTSDMAQVSRKGSAAVRARREQRERRKAARKEWELAGTQLGNLIGVKKEDEKDDRLIEEGQTDYKADQKFAEHMKGTGEAASDFARRKTIQEQRQFLPVFAVREELLRIIRENSVVVVVGETGSGKTTQLTQYLHEDGYSSRGVIGCTQPRRVAAMSVAKRVSDEMRTHLGDEVGYAIRFEDCTNEQTVIKYMTDGILLRESLRESDLDHYSAIIMDEAHERSLSTDVLFGLLREVVARRTDLRLIVTSATMDAHKFSAFFGEVPVFNIPGRTFPVETFFSRHVVEDYVEAAVKQSLQIHLQHEEGDVLVFMPGQEDIEVTCELLVEKLAEIDNAPQLAVLPIYSQLPSDLQAKIFQRAPDGLRKCVVATNIAETSLTVDGIKYVVDSGYCKLKVFNPRVGMDGLQVYPVSQANANQRKGRAGRTGPGMCYRLYTERQYKDELLECTVPEIQRTNLANVVLLLKSLGVEDLLKFHFMDPPPQDNLLNSQYQLWTLGALDNTGLLTQLGRAMVEFPLDPALSKMLLAGVDMGCSEEILTIVSMLSVPALFYRPKGREEEADAMREKFQVPESDHLTFLNIYRQWRLQQYSSGWCTKHFLHFKALKKVREVRQQLHDIMDQQRLSMTSCGTDEDLVRKCVCAAYFHQACRLKGIGEYVNLRTGTPCHLHPTSALFGMGYTPDYIVYHELVMTSKEYMQCVTAVEGNWLAEVGDKFYSVNEGGASRMEKRRQALAHKAAMEAEMDRAQDTLKARAEERKRQQESARRQQVYDMGTPRRQNSSARFGI, from the coding sequence ATGTCAGACATCCTGGAGGGCAGCACTGGCGGGGCGGGCGGCCTAGTCGTTCGCAAGACCCGGGACGATGATGCCACATTCAAACGACCAGCACCTCCACGTGGCTCCCTGCTGGGCCTGGACAAGCTGGCAGCGCTGAGGAAGAAGATGCGTGAGGATAAGGGTGATACACTCACATCCTCCAAACGTAAACAcacatcgtcctcctcctccagtgactCAGATGATGAAAACGGTGCAGggcagaaaattaaaggcaaGGAGAGGGAGTACCGCAGTAGATATGATGAGACACCAACCTACACAGGTGGTGTGGACCGGGCAGCGCGGGACAGGATTGTggagaagcagaggaggcaACGGGAGAGGGGTGTGGCGGCCTACAGcaaggacaagaaagaggatGGCCGCAGTGGAGGTAGGAggcacagagacagagacagagacagggacAGAGGCATGGGTGGAGAcagaagagacagagacagggagagagacagaaacaaggaCAGAGACAGGGACAGGGACAGGGGCAGTGAGAGAAGCCATCATCGCCGAGACTACAGTGAGAGGAGTGTGCGGCGTGATGAATCTGAACGATCCTCGTATGACTGGTCAGAACGATCCATACGCACTCCAAGATTCTCCGATGCCCCAGAGACACCTCGCATCCCTGGAGTAAAGGACACCCCCTCTCATTCCCCATGGGATGAAGAAGACAACACACCCTACAAGGTCTCCTCCTGGGACCTGCCCACACCCTCTGGCAGCCAGCGTCGCCACAAGGACAATGACTGGTCCCTGCGAGTAGTTCCACAGCGCACTCCCCTACCCACACCCTCCTACAAGGACAATGTCTGGATGGAAGGACACAAAGGCGCTGCAAACtttgaggacgaggaggagcgtgcgcgctgggaggaggaggagcgccgCCTGGACCGCCAGTGGTACGCGCTGGACCAGGGATATGACGACACCAACAACCCCTTTGCTGATGTTTCTGCTGAGTATGAGCggaagaagacagagaaagtggagaagagCAAGCGAAAGATGAGTGCTAAGCAGCGTCAGGTTCACAAGGACAATGAGCTGTGGGAAACAAACCGCATGCTGACCAGTGGTGTTGTACAAAAAGTGGACTATGATGACGATTTTGAGGAGGAATTCACCAACCGAGTCCACATCCTGGTGCATAACATTGTGCCACCCTTCCTGGATGGCCGCATCGTGTTCACCAAGCAGCCCGAGCCGGTGGTGCCTGTGCGGGACTCCACCTCTGACATGGCCCAAGTCTCCCGCAAGGGGTCGGCTGCTGTGCGTGCCAGGCGAGAACAGCGTGAGCGGCGGAAGGCGGCTCGCAAGGAGTGGGAGCTGGCAGGCACTCAACTGGGGAACCTGATTGgtgtgaagaaagaggatgagaaagatgaTCGGCTCATTgaggagggacagacagactaCAAAGCTGACCAGAAGTTTGCCGAGCACATGAAAGGCACCGGCGAGGCAGCAAGTGACTTTGCACGCCGCAAAACAATTCAGGAGCAGCGGCAGTTTCTTCCTGTGTTTGCCGTGCGGGAGGAGCTGCTGCGGATCATTCGGGAGaactcggtggtggtggtggtgggtgagacGGGCAGCGGCAAGACCACACAGCTGACCCAGTACCTGCATGAGGATGGCTACAGCTCGCGGGGTGTCATAGGATGCACTCAGCCACGCCGTGTTGCAGCCATGTCTGTGGCCAAGCGTGTGTCTGATGAGATGAGGACTCACCTTGGGGATGAGGTAGGCTATGCTATTCGTTTTGAGGACTGCACCAATGAACAGACAGTCATCAAGTACATGACAGACGGCATATTGCTCAGGGAGTCGCTGCGGGAAAGTGACCTGGACCACTACAGTGCCATCATCATGGATGAGGCACATGAACGTTCGCTGAGTACTGACGTGCTGTTTGGTCTGCTGAGGGAGGTGGTTGCACGTCGCACCGACCTGAGGCTGATTGTCACCTCAGCCACCATGGATGCCCACAAGTTCTCGGCTTTCTTTGGGGAGGTTCCAGTTTTCAACATTCCCGGCCGTACCTTCCCTGTGGAGACTTTCTTCTCCCGGCATGTGGTGGAGGACTACGTGGAGGCAGCAGTGAAGCAGTCACTGCAGATCCACCTCCAGCATGAGGAAGGCGATGTGCTGGTCTTCATGCCGGGCCAGGAGGACATTGAAGTGACCTGTGAACTGCTGGTGGAGAAGCTGGCAGAAATCGACAATGCTCCACAGCTGGCTGTCCTGCCCATCTACTCTCAGTTGCCTTCAGATCTGCAGGCCAAGATATTCCAGCGAGCACCAGATGGCCTCAGGAAGTGTGTGGTGGCCACTAACATTGCCGAGACATCCCTCACCGTGGACGGCATCAAGTACGTGGTTGACTCGGGCTACTGTAAGCTGAAGGTGTTCAATCCCCGGGTGGGCATGGATGGTCTGCAGGTGTACCCAGTGTCACAGGCCAATGCCAACCAGCGCAAGGGACGAGCTGGCCGTACAGGGCCCGGGATGTGCTACCGTTTGTACACAGAGCGACAGTACAAGGACGAACTTCTGGAGTGCACTGTGCCAGAGATCCAGCGCACCAACCTGGCCAATGTTGTGCTGCTGCTCAAATCCCTGGGTGTGGAGGACCTGCTCAAGTTCCACTTCATGGATCCTCCACCACAGGACAACCTGCTCAACTCCCAGTACCAGCTGTGGACTCTGGGGGCTCTGGATAACACAGGCTTACTGACACAGCTGGGCCGTGCCATGGTGGAGTTTCCGCTGGACCCAGCACTGTCCAAGATGCTGCTGGCCGGCGTGGACATGGGCTGCTCTGAGGAGATTCTCACCATTGTGTCCATGCTGTCTGTGCCTGCACTCTTCTATCGCCCCAAGGGACGTGAGGAAGAGGCAGATGCCATGAGAGAAAAGTTCCAGGTGCCGGAGTCAGACCACCTCACCTTCCTCAACATTTACCGGCAGTGGCGGCTGCAGCAGTACTCCTCGGGCTGGTGCACCAAGCACTTCTTGCACTTCAAGGCTCTCAAGAAGGTGCGGGAGGTGCGGCAGCAGCTGCATGACATCATGGACCAGCAGCGACTCAGCATGACAAGCTGTGGCACCGATGAGGACCTggtgaggaagtgtgtgtgtgctgcctaCTTCCACCAAGCATGCCGACTCAAGGGCATTGGCGAGTACGTGAACCTCCGCACGGGCACACCCTGCCACCTGCACCCCACCTCGGCACTGTTCGGCATGGGGTACACGCCAGACTACATCGTGTACCACGAGTTGGTGATGACCAGCAAGGAGTACATGCAGTGTGTGACGGCCGTGGAGGGCAACTGGCTGGCCGAGGTGGGTGACAAGTTCTACAGCGTGAATGAGGGTGGCGCCTCACGCATGGAGAAGCGGAGGCAGGCACTGGCACACAAGGCGGCCATGGAGGCAGAGATGGACCGTGCCCAGGACACTCTCAAGGCCCGGGCTGAGGAGCGCAAGCGGCAGCAGGAGTCAGCGCGGCGCCAGCAGGTGTATGACATGGGCACGCCACGCCGGCAGAATAGCTCAGCGCGATTTGGCATCTGA